A region of Vitis riparia cultivar Riparia Gloire de Montpellier isolate 1030 chromosome 12, EGFV_Vit.rip_1.0, whole genome shotgun sequence DNA encodes the following proteins:
- the LOC117927212 gene encoding diacylglycerol kinase 6-like isoform X2, with product MEEIKLTSKRNFTSSFVDDELLEIIGFRDSWHGENFLPLNDHGTRLAQAHQIRFELHKGVAKHIDMNFDGTRWKQPTPIGDDNFLIEISYSCKTKMLATSASKCKHKSKSYSN from the exons ATGGAAGAAATTAAACTTACCTCAAAG AGAAACTTTACATCATCTTTTGTAGATGATGAACTTCTTGAGATAATTGGATTTAGAGATTCATGGCatggggaaaattttcttcctttaaatGACCATGGGACTCGTCTTGCACAG GCACACCAAATTCGCTTTGAGCTTCACAAAGGGGTAGCTAAGCATATTGACATGAATTTTGATGGGACAAGATGGAAACAACCTACCCCTATTGGTGATGACAACTTCCTGATTGAAATCTCTTATTCATGTAAAACCAAAATGCTTGCAACTTCAGCTTCAAAATGCAAACACAAATCTAAGTCCTACTCCAATTAA
- the LOC117927212 gene encoding diacylglycerol kinase 6-like isoform X1: MPSFPGGLDPWGKPNFRRKKERNFTSSFVDDELLEIIGFRDSWHGENFLPLNDHGTRLAQAHQIRFELHKGVAKHIDMNFDGTRWKQPTPIGDDNFLIEISYSCKTKMLATSASKCKHKSKSYSN; the protein is encoded by the exons ATGCCTAGCTTCCCTGGTGGACTAGACCCTTGGGGCAAGCCAaattttaggagaaaaaaagaG AGAAACTTTACATCATCTTTTGTAGATGATGAACTTCTTGAGATAATTGGATTTAGAGATTCATGGCatggggaaaattttcttcctttaaatGACCATGGGACTCGTCTTGCACAG GCACACCAAATTCGCTTTGAGCTTCACAAAGGGGTAGCTAAGCATATTGACATGAATTTTGATGGGACAAGATGGAAACAACCTACCCCTATTGGTGATGACAACTTCCTGATTGAAATCTCTTATTCATGTAAAACCAAAATGCTTGCAACTTCAGCTTCAAAATGCAAACACAAATCTAAGTCCTACTCCAATTAA
- the LOC117927015 gene encoding beta-xylosidase/alpha-L-arabinofuranosidase 2-like, whose amino-acid sequence MASVINSAPKVTVFLCFLSCFSHFLSSPKWVLAQSSPVFACDVENNPTLGQFGFCNTSLEPAARVADLVKRLTLEEKIGFLVNSAASVSRLGIPKYEWWSEALHGVSYVGPGTHFNSVVPGATSFPQVILTAASFNASLFEAIGKVVSTEARAMYNVGLAGLTFWSPNVNIFRDPRWGRGQETPGEDPLLSSKYASGYVRGLQQSDDGSPDRLKVAACCKHYTAYDLDNWKGVDRFHFNAVVTKQDMDDTFQPPFKSCVIDGNVASVMCSYNQVNGKPACADPDLLSGIVRGEWKLNGYIVSDCDSVDVFYNSQHYTKTPEEAAAKAILAGLDLNCGSFLGQHTEAAVKGGLVDESAVDKAVSNNFATLMRLGFFDGNPSKAIYGKLGPKDVCTSEHQELAREAARQGIVLLKNSKGSLPLSPTAIKTLAVIGPNANVTKTMIGNYEGTPCKYTTPLQGLTALVATTYLPGCSNVACGTAQIDEAKKIAAAADATVLIVGIDQSIEAEGRDRVNIQLPGQQPLLITEVAKASKGNVILVVMSGGGFDISFAKNDDKITSILWVGYPGEAGGAAIADVIFGFYNPSGRLPMTWYPQSYVDKVPMTNMNMRPDPASGYPGRTYRFYTGETIYTFGDGLSYTQFNHHLVQAPKSVSIPIEEGHSCHSSKCKSVDAVQESCQNLAFDIHLRVNNAGNISGSHTVFLFSSPPSVHNSPQKHLLGFEKVFVTAKAKALVRFKVDVCKDLSIVDELGTRKVALGLHVLHVGNLKHSLNVRI is encoded by the exons ATGGCTTCTGTAATCAACAGTGCACCGAAGGTCACTGTTTTCCTATGCTTTCTTTCTTGCTTCTCTCATTTTTTGTCGAGCCCTAAGTGGGTTTTGGCCCAGTCTTCCCCTGTTTTTGCCTGTGATGTTGAGAACAATCCCACGTTGGGGCAGTTTGGGTTCTGCAACACTTCATTGGAGCCGGCCGCAAGGGTCGCAGATTTGGTGAAGAGGCTGACATTGGAGGAGAAGATTGGGTTCTTGGTGAACAGTGCTGCCAGTGTGAGCAGGCTTGGGATTCCCAAGTATGAGTGGTGGTCTGAGGCTTTACATGGAGTTTCTTATGTGGGTCCAGGGACACATTTCAACAGTGTCGTCCCTGGAGCCACCAGCTTTCCTCAGGTTATCCTCACTGCGGCCTCTTTCAATGCCTCTCTCTTTGAAGCCATTGGAAAG GTGGTTTCCACTGAAGCCAGAGCAATGTACAATGTTGGATTAGCAGGGTTGACATTTTGGTCCCCAAACGTCAACATATTCCGAGACCCCAGATGGGGAAGAGGCCAGGAGACTCCAGGAGAGGACCCACTGCTTTCAAGCAAGTATGCATCAGGTTATGTCAGAGGCCTGCAACAAAGCGATGATGGTAGCCCTGACCGGCTTAAGGTTGCTGCTTGCTGCAAACACTATACTGCCTATGATTTGGATAATTGGAAAGGAGTTGATCGCTTCCACTTCAATGCAGTG GTGACAAAGCAAGATATGGATGATACATTTCAACCCCCATTCAAAAGCTGTGTTATTGATGGGAATGTTGCCAGTGTTATGTGTTCTTACAACCAAGTTAATGGGAAGCCAGCTTGTGCTGATCCTGATCTCCTCTCAGGGATTGTCCGAGGCGAATGGAAACTAAACGG ATACATAGTTTCGGATTGTGATTCAGTAGATGTGTTCTACAATTCTCAACACTACACCAAGACACCTGAGGAGGCTGCAGCCAAGGCTATATTGGCAG GGTTGGACCTCAACTGTGGATCTTTCCTTGGCCAACACACTGAAGCTGCAGTGAAAGGTGGACTTGTGGATGAGTCTGCAGTTGATAAAGCTGTCTCCAACAATTTTGCTACACTGATGCGACTTGGCTTCTTTGATGGCAACCCGAGTAAGGCAATTTATGGGAAGCTTGGTCCAAAAGATGTGTGCACATCAGAGCACCAAGAGCTGGCTCGGGAAGCCGCCAGGCAAGGGATCGTGTTACTTAAGAATAGCAAAGGATCCCTACCTCTGTCTCCCACTGCCATCAAAACCTTGGCAGTAATAGGACCCAATGCCAATGTCACCAAAACAATGATCGGAAACTATGAAG GCACCCCATGTAAATATACAACCCCTTTGCAGGGCCTAACGGCCTTGGTTGCAACTACGTATTTGCCGGGATGCTCCAATGTGGCATGTGGCACTGCACAGATAGACGAAGCTAAGAAAATAGCAGCAGCAGCAGATGCCACGGTTCTTATAGTCGGTATTGATCAATCTATAGAGGCGGAGGGCCGTGACAGGGTCAACATTCAGCTTCCAGGACAGCAGCCACTTTTGATAACAGAAGTTGCCAAGGCATCCAAAGGAAACGTGATTCTTGTTGTAATGTCTGGAGGGGGATTCGATATATCATTTGCTAAAAATGATGACAAAATTACAAGCATCCTGTGGGTCGGTTACCCTGGTGAAGCTGGTGGAGCTGCCATAGCAGATGTGATCTTTGGTTTTTACAATCCAA GTGGAAGGCTACCCATGACATGGTATCCTCAGTCGTATGTAGACAAGGTTCCGATGACAAATATGAATATGAGACCAGATCCTGCCAGTGGCTATCCTGGTCGGACTTACCGGTTTTACACTGGGGAAACCATTTACACATTTGGAGATGGACTAAGCTACACCCAGTTCAACCACCACCTTGTTCAAGCACCTAAATCAGTCTCAATCCCCATAGAGGAGGGTCACAGTTGTCACTCATCAAAATGCAAGTCTGTGGACGCTGTGCAGGAAAGTTGCCAGAATTTAGCCTTTGATATCCATCTAAGAGTCAATAATGCGGGAAACATAAGCGGAAGTCATAcggttttcttattttcttctcccccATCAGTACACAACTCACCCCAGAAGCACTTACTGGGCTTTGAGAAAGTCTTTGTGACTGCAAAAGCTAAAGCCCTGGTGAGGTTCAAGGTGGATGTTTGCAAGGATTTGAGCATTGTTGATGAGCTTGGAACCCGAAAAGTTGCCTTAGGACTGCATGTGCTTCATGTGGGAAACTTGAAACACTCCTTGAATGTGAGGATTTGA